A part of Blastocatellia bacterium genomic DNA contains:
- the rpmH gene encoding 50S ribosomal protein L34, protein MKRTYQPNNRRRAKTHGFRIRMRTKGGRDVLRRRRRKGRYRLTPEHY, encoded by the coding sequence ATGAAACGCACATATCAACCAAACAATCGGCGGCGCGCAAAAACGCACGGCTTCCGCATTCGCATGAGGACCAAAGGCGGGCGCGACGTTTTGCGCCGTCGGCGTCGCAAGGGACGCTATCGGCTCACGCCCGAGCATTACTAG
- the mnmE gene encoding tRNA uridine-5-carboxymethylaminomethyl(34) synthesis GTPase MnmE, which yields MTDDALSRQTEHRSPAPATQDTIVALSTPMGRSGLGVVRLSGPRALAITCQLFRPKAAPSLTPHRATFGTLHEPQTDELVDEAVTTFFPGPHSYTGEDVVEISCHGSPVILRRVVELALELGARLARPGEFTLRAFLNGRLDLTQAEAVRDLIEAQTIYQTKVALRQLHGSLSQMLQPLKQSLIHAIVHLETAVEFADEDVTPESRPSLIGRLDDLLTHLSEIEKTFRTGRIVREGIQLAIVGKPNVGKSSLFNRLLAKDRAIVTEIPGTTRDALSEAASIDGIPVNLIDTAGIRHTTDRVESIGITRSRQAIADADLVLVVLDASQPLDEDDRTVLHDTAKQPRLIVANKNDLPLRWKTADLEAWGVREPPISVSALTGDGLDALKQEILKVVLGGRVHPEDVILTNVRHHRLIVEAMEAVRRAVRALSEGYSEEVALVGLHDALRALGEITGEVTVEDILDQIFSTFCIGK from the coding sequence ATGACCGATGACGCTCTCTCGCGTCAGACTGAGCATCGTTCGCCAGCTCCCGCAACTCAGGATACAATCGTTGCTCTCTCCACCCCGATGGGGCGCAGCGGTCTGGGCGTCGTCCGGCTGAGCGGCCCACGCGCCCTGGCCATTACATGTCAGTTGTTTCGTCCCAAAGCGGCCCCTTCGCTGACTCCTCATCGAGCTACCTTTGGCACGCTTCATGAGCCTCAGACCGATGAGCTCGTTGACGAAGCCGTCACCACCTTTTTCCCCGGCCCTCATTCGTATACCGGTGAGGATGTCGTCGAGATCAGTTGCCACGGAAGTCCCGTCATCCTCCGACGCGTCGTTGAACTGGCCCTTGAACTTGGAGCGCGGCTGGCGCGTCCGGGCGAGTTCACCCTTCGCGCCTTTCTCAATGGCCGCCTGGACCTGACCCAGGCAGAAGCCGTCCGCGATCTGATCGAGGCTCAAACAATTTATCAAACCAAGGTTGCCCTGCGACAACTTCACGGCAGCCTCTCGCAGATGCTTCAGCCCCTCAAACAATCCCTCATCCATGCTATCGTTCACCTGGAAACAGCGGTCGAGTTCGCCGATGAAGATGTTACCCCTGAGAGTCGCCCCTCACTCATCGGACGGCTTGACGATCTCCTCACCCACCTGAGCGAGATCGAGAAGACGTTCCGCACGGGCCGCATCGTGCGCGAAGGCATCCAGTTGGCCATCGTGGGGAAACCCAATGTGGGAAAATCGAGCCTTTTCAACCGCCTGCTGGCGAAAGATCGCGCCATCGTGACCGAAATTCCCGGAACAACTCGCGATGCCCTGAGCGAGGCGGCTTCCATTGATGGTATCCCCGTCAACCTCATTGATACCGCAGGAATCCGCCATACCACCGACCGCGTCGAGAGCATCGGCATCACCCGAAGCCGACAGGCTATCGCCGATGCCGATCTCGTGCTCGTCGTTTTGGATGCCTCCCAGCCCCTGGACGAAGACGACCGGACTGTTCTTCATGATACAGCCAAACAGCCACGACTCATCGTGGCCAACAAAAACGATCTGCCGCTCCGGTGGAAAACGGCGGATTTGGAGGCTTGGGGTGTACGCGAACCCCCCATCTCCGTCTCGGCTCTGACAGGAGATGGGCTCGATGCGCTCAAGCAGGAAATTCTGAAAGTCGTCCTGGGTGGCCGCGTCCATCCCGAAGATGTTATACTTACCAACGTTCGGCACCACCGCTTGATCGTTGAGGCGATGGAGGCTGTGCGAAGGGCAGTTCGGGCGTTGAGCGAAGGTTACTCGGAAGAAGTTGCTCTGGTTGGACTTCACGATGCCCTGCGCGCGCTGGGTGAAATCACTGGCGAGGTCACGGTTGAGGACATCCTTGATCAGATCTTCTCAACATTCTGCATCGGAAAATGA
- the nrdD gene encoding anaerobic ribonucleoside-triphosphate reductase, producing the protein MEKQRWYSEEPPVTDELSGAEVELYVRRSDEHLVRFDPQHIIDALVREARLDVEMATRISQEIKQLIIRSGIRALSSSLIRELVDAKLIEYGLEKAHRAHSRLGVPLYDADRIIRQAAREAGAHPHGPEGTSLTLAEAIKREYAILSVFSDRVADAHLTGDIHIQGIGAIDRPHALVSSIDYIKRHGMALPFNFSSSRPARHPEVLIAHIVKMSAALQGYLSGPIVWDSLNFSLAPFLTDCDDRDLRQLAQALVFELSAPAVARGGQVITCDLHLDWDAPPYLASRPAIGPLGQETGKTHAEYADPARRFLHQLLEVYLEGDGSGRPFLTPRLILHITDSLMTSPAAPPLLELVGQIAVSKGGLRLVFDREERLSYWSRFGVMFEPSHERVETWRWRTASLQSVALNLPRLGYRAKGDLLTVLQSLTELLEVAAQAHLERRVFLEKLMALGENGPLALLALRRSEATFLKLAWTTHLICPIGLDELVTALGEKHLHESDRAVDLALRILGHLVHETERLSLKHNVRFVLADSDDELTAHRFARLDLRSREADQASRVVSGDAATGDVYYTNPLKVLPAAPTSALERVRIEGLLHHLGCYRVTTPIWLGDRATDPAPMTLLLTRAFYQTHCASLLPAPEFTLCLECGQTIRGLHSPCPHCRSSRVDGLAISAHHFSRVSGWNRGLIAQLRDRYRVDENFD; encoded by the coding sequence ATGGAAAAGCAAAGGTGGTACAGTGAGGAGCCGCCGGTGACGGATGAGCTTTCGGGAGCTGAAGTTGAACTCTACGTCCGACGGTCGGATGAGCATCTCGTTCGGTTTGATCCCCAGCATATCATTGATGCGCTGGTGCGAGAGGCGCGACTCGACGTCGAGATGGCGACCCGCATCAGCCAGGAGATCAAACAGTTGATCATCCGGTCGGGAATTCGCGCCTTGAGTTCCTCGCTCATCCGCGAGCTGGTAGACGCCAAACTCATCGAGTACGGCCTGGAAAAAGCTCATCGGGCGCACTCCCGGCTGGGCGTTCCCCTCTATGATGCCGACCGCATTATTCGTCAAGCGGCGCGAGAGGCCGGGGCGCATCCGCACGGGCCGGAGGGGACGAGTTTGACGCTGGCCGAGGCGATCAAGCGCGAGTACGCCATCCTGTCGGTCTTTTCCGATCGCGTGGCCGATGCTCATCTGACGGGTGACATTCACATCCAGGGCATCGGAGCCATTGACCGTCCCCATGCCCTGGTCAGCTCGATTGACTACATCAAGCGGCACGGCATGGCGCTGCCCTTCAACTTCTCCAGCTCGCGTCCGGCCCGCCATCCCGAAGTGCTCATCGCCCATATCGTGAAGATGTCAGCGGCCTTGCAGGGTTATTTGTCCGGCCCGATCGTCTGGGACAGCTTGAACTTTTCGCTGGCTCCTTTCCTCACCGACTGTGATGATCGGGATCTGCGCCAACTGGCACAAGCCCTCGTCTTCGAGCTGTCGGCTCCGGCAGTGGCGCGCGGCGGCCAGGTCATCACCTGTGATCTCCATCTCGATTGGGACGCGCCGCCCTATCTCGCCTCTCGCCCCGCCATCGGTCCACTCGGTCAGGAGACGGGAAAAACACACGCCGAGTATGCCGACCCCGCCCGCCGATTTCTCCACCAGTTGCTGGAAGTGTATCTTGAGGGGGACGGATCGGGCCGTCCGTTCCTCACGCCCCGATTGATCCTTCATATCACCGATTCGTTGATGACATCGCCGGCAGCTCCTCCTCTGCTGGAGTTGGTGGGTCAGATCGCCGTCAGCAAAGGAGGTCTTCGCCTTGTCTTCGACCGGGAGGAACGATTGAGTTACTGGTCCCGATTCGGCGTTATGTTCGAACCGAGCCATGAGCGGGTGGAGACCTGGCGCTGGCGCACGGCGTCATTGCAATCGGTGGCCCTGAATCTCCCGCGCCTGGGCTATCGCGCCAAGGGCGACCTGTTGACGGTATTGCAATCGCTGACGGAGCTGTTGGAAGTCGCCGCCCAGGCGCATCTGGAACGGCGCGTCTTCCTGGAAAAGCTGATGGCGCTGGGAGAAAACGGCCCGCTCGCCTTGCTGGCGCTGCGCCGCTCGGAGGCTACTTTCCTCAAACTGGCCTGGACGACTCACCTCATCTGCCCGATTGGACTGGACGAACTGGTGACCGCCCTGGGCGAGAAACATCTCCACGAATCCGATCGAGCGGTGGACCTCGCCCTGCGCATCCTCGGTCATCTCGTTCACGAGACGGAGCGGTTGAGCCTCAAGCACAACGTCCGATTCGTTCTCGCCGATTCCGATGATGAGCTGACGGCGCATCGGTTTGCCCGTCTCGATCTTCGCTCGCGCGAGGCGGATCAGGCCAGCCGCGTTGTCTCCGGGGACGCGGCGACGGGGGACGTCTACTACACCAATCCCCTGAAGGTTCTTCCCGCAGCACCGACCAGCGCACTGGAGCGGGTGCGCATCGAGGGACTTCTTCACCACCTGGGGTGTTATCGGGTGACGACGCCGATCTGGCTGGGAGATCGGGCGACCGATCCGGCTCCGATGACGTTGCTGCTCACGCGCGCCTTTTACCAGACACACTGCGCGTCGCTTCTTCCCGCGCCGGAGTTCACCCTTTGCCTGGAGTGCGGTCAGACGATACGAGGGCTTCACAGTCCCTGTCCCCACTGCCGGTCCTCTCGCGTGGATGGTCTGGCCATCAGCGCTCATCACTTCAGTAGGGTGTCGGGATGGAATCGAGGCCTGATCGCTCAGTTGCGCGATCGGTATCGGGTGGATGAAAACTTCGACTGA
- a CDS encoding 3D domain-containing protein, giving the protein MTARPRGNDTASPHEPSSTRIFLATAYCLPGRTASGSPVGPGVIAADPEVLPLGSIVRLVAGRYSGTYTVLDTGAKVRGHMVDIWMPSKEEARRFGVRRVKLQVLRHGWKGSSRGGTIPFRKNSSRAQAVTGSTLRQRGAR; this is encoded by the coding sequence TTGACGGCACGTCCGAGAGGGAATGACACGGCCTCCCCTCATGAACCGTCGAGCACTCGCATTTTTCTGGCGACGGCCTATTGTTTGCCGGGACGGACAGCGTCGGGTTCGCCGGTTGGCCCCGGTGTGATCGCCGCCGATCCCGAAGTGCTGCCTCTCGGCTCGATTGTGCGTCTGGTTGCGGGGCGCTATTCCGGCACCTATACGGTTCTCGATACGGGAGCCAAAGTGCGCGGACACATGGTGGATATTTGGATGCCGAGCAAGGAGGAAGCTCGGCGTTTCGGCGTTCGCCGGGTCAAGCTCCAGGTCCTCCGGCACGGTTGGAAAGGGTCATCTCGCGGAGGCACCATCCCCTTCAGAAAAAACTCCTCCCGAGCGCAGGCTGTGACTGGTTCAACGCTCCGGCAAAGAGGGGCGCGCTGA
- the yidD gene encoding membrane protein insertion efficiency factor YidD, translating into MTRLALILLRLYQYAVSPLLPPSCRFFPSCSEYTYQAIRRFGIARGSWLGLRRLLRCHPLCPGGYDPVPERVPPLWRRNLRKNLVTPLAGTE; encoded by the coding sequence ATGACGCGCCTTGCTCTCATCCTGTTGAGACTCTATCAATACGCGGTATCGCCGCTTCTGCCGCCGTCATGTCGCTTTTTTCCGAGCTGCTCGGAGTATACCTATCAGGCGATCCGACGCTTTGGTATAGCGAGAGGAAGCTGGCTGGGTCTTCGCCGGCTGTTGCGCTGTCATCCGCTGTGTCCTGGTGGTTATGATCCGGTCCCGGAGCGGGTACCACCGCTTTGGCGGCGGAATCTTCGGAAGAATTTGGTAACGCCCCTGGCGGGCACTGAATAA
- a CDS encoding MarR family transcriptional regulator, which yields MTSRGNRWVEQMHRVIRELIAKYQCLDRNQICCYGISVAQCYALRAIAENPRITMNRLADAVSLTVSTITRIVDQLVEKGLARRIPDPQDRRVCRAELTPRGRALLQRIERELLEMERAVLARMTPGEQAAVVRALRELSQAVDEWRSLATSQPLKGGRHARKRKIGKVKR from the coding sequence ATGACATCGCGGGGGAATCGGTGGGTGGAGCAGATGCATCGCGTGATCCGCGAGCTGATCGCCAAGTACCAGTGTCTCGATCGGAACCAAATCTGTTGCTACGGGATCTCGGTGGCCCAGTGTTACGCCCTGCGGGCCATCGCCGAGAATCCCCGGATCACCATGAACCGGTTGGCCGATGCCGTGAGTCTCACCGTGAGTACCATCACGCGGATTGTGGATCAACTGGTGGAGAAAGGGCTGGCCCGACGGATACCGGATCCTCAGGATCGTCGCGTCTGCCGCGCCGAGCTAACCCCACGGGGCCGCGCTCTGCTCCAGCGCATCGAGCGCGAACTCCTGGAGATGGAAAGAGCGGTTCTCGCCCGGATGACGCCCGGCGAGCAGGCTGCTGTGGTTCGGGCGCTCCGCGAGCTTTCTCAAGCGGTGGATGAGTGGCGGTCTCTCGCCACCTCTCAGCCTCTGAAGGGAGGACGCCATGCCAGAAAACGAAAAATCGGAAAAGTTAAACGGTGA
- the yidC gene encoding membrane protein insertase YidC, with the protein MEKRVLIAFLLSTAILAVWYYFFTPPAPKPTTPTTGQQDKPSPPRSPETPAASGAPSVGSISPSVEIPERDIRIETPLWRATFTNRGAVAKSWSITHLLNGKRVLGDDRQPLELVPQTPDVVEKLGRPFALIASDEAITRLLQKSTYEISPDTPLIQIGENETRRVTFTYRNDAAQLEVIKTLTFYGNRYDFELALDAKYRGQPLPLELVIGPSFGDQSIKKIDSYTKTPPLVVAYQNEDAERIRPESVPSQPLTGSIRWAGVEDNYFALVAIPPQPLAHVKVTGTTIKERIDDEEIERHFIAATLPFPPAQRYRFFAGPKDLRALRTLDQQLGGVGLESVINYGAFAFMVKPLLQWILVPALHATHRFSQNYGVDIILITFVINMFFFPLRRTSTIKMRKAVAMQPRLRELQEKMKGLKKTDPKFQDLQMEQLRLMREANPFSGCLPLLLQLPIFWAFFILLTVSLELRQAPFFGWIDDLSSPDRWHVLPIAMCLSMIASSLIMPQPTGDQQQKVQRFMMAYLMPILLTYFFFWRAPSGLVLYWMFSNIVTIAQQYFINRMLGSPAAAPDKEKVAKPAVSS; encoded by the coding sequence ATGGAGAAACGAGTCCTCATTGCCTTCTTGCTCTCAACCGCGATTCTGGCGGTATGGTATTACTTTTTCACGCCGCCTGCTCCAAAACCCACCACACCCACAACGGGGCAGCAGGACAAACCATCTCCGCCTCGCTCGCCGGAAACACCTGCGGCGAGTGGTGCGCCATCGGTGGGGAGCATCTCGCCATCAGTTGAAATTCCCGAACGTGACATTCGGATTGAAACTCCGCTCTGGCGTGCGACCTTCACCAACCGAGGGGCCGTCGCCAAAAGCTGGTCCATCACCCACCTTCTCAACGGAAAACGCGTCCTCGGTGATGATCGTCAGCCGCTCGAACTGGTTCCCCAGACTCCCGATGTGGTGGAAAAACTAGGTCGTCCCTTTGCTCTCATCGCATCGGACGAGGCGATCACCCGCCTGCTCCAGAAGAGCACCTACGAGATCTCACCGGACACACCCCTGATTCAAATCGGGGAGAATGAGACCCGGCGGGTGACATTCACCTACCGGAACGACGCCGCTCAACTGGAAGTGATCAAAACGCTCACCTTTTACGGCAATCGCTATGATTTTGAGCTGGCGCTCGACGCCAAATATCGCGGCCAGCCACTGCCGCTTGAGCTGGTGATCGGTCCGAGCTTTGGCGATCAGAGCATCAAGAAGATTGATTCCTACACCAAGACCCCTCCTCTGGTCGTCGCCTATCAGAACGAGGACGCCGAGCGCATCCGACCGGAAAGTGTGCCCTCACAGCCTCTGACCGGTTCGATTCGATGGGCGGGAGTTGAGGACAACTACTTCGCTCTCGTCGCCATTCCCCCTCAACCGCTTGCGCACGTGAAAGTCACCGGCACCACCATCAAAGAGAGGATTGATGACGAAGAGATAGAACGTCACTTCATCGCGGCGACTCTTCCCTTCCCTCCGGCTCAACGCTATCGCTTTTTCGCTGGGCCGAAGGATTTGCGGGCGTTGCGCACCCTGGATCAGCAACTGGGTGGAGTGGGGCTCGAAAGCGTCATTAACTACGGGGCTTTTGCCTTTATGGTGAAGCCGCTCCTGCAATGGATCTTGGTTCCCGCGCTTCATGCGACGCATCGGTTCAGCCAGAACTACGGTGTTGACATCATCCTCATCACCTTCGTCATCAACATGTTTTTCTTCCCTCTCCGTCGCACGAGCACCATCAAGATGCGCAAGGCTGTTGCCATGCAGCCGCGCCTGCGCGAACTGCAGGAGAAAATGAAAGGGCTGAAAAAGACCGATCCGAAGTTTCAGGACCTTCAGATGGAACAGCTCAGGCTCATGCGCGAGGCCAATCCGTTTAGCGGATGCCTGCCGCTGCTTCTGCAGTTGCCGATCTTCTGGGCATTTTTCATCCTTTTGACCGTTTCCCTGGAGTTGCGCCAGGCCCCCTTCTTCGGCTGGATTGATGATCTTTCATCGCCCGACCGGTGGCATGTGTTGCCCATCGCTATGTGCCTCTCGATGATCGCATCGAGTCTCATCATGCCGCAGCCGACCGGTGATCAGCAGCAAAAGGTGCAGCGGTTCATGATGGCCTATCTGATGCCGATTCTGCTGACCTACTTTTTCTTCTGGCGCGCGCCGAGCGGCCTGGTCCTTTACTGGATGTTCAGCAACATCGTCACCATTGCCCAGCAGTACTTCATCAACCGGATGCTCGGCAGCCCGGCTGCTGCCCCCGATAAAGAGAAAGTCGCCAAGCCTGCCGTTTCATCATGA
- the gltX gene encoding glutamate--tRNA ligase — MTVRVRFAPSPTGHLHVGNVRTALFNWLFARQQGGRFILRIEDTDLERSRREYEEQMLQDLRWLGLDWDEGPDVGGDYGPYRQSERLDIYRHYARQLLEGGWAYPCFCTEEELERERERAVAEHRPYVYSGRCRHLPAEDVARRLHARVPHTIRFRVRPGLIIWDDLVRERVQWEAALIGDFVILKSDGWPVYNFAVVVDDLLMRITHVIRGDGHLPNTPRQLLLYEALGATPPLFAHLSTILGPDGTKLSKRHGATSLGEFRERGYLPDALFNFLALLGWAPPEGQGEVLSREDLLALFRLERVSRAPAIFDVTKLNWMNRTYLKAMPRERVVQSALVYLQKAGRLGSEHDERLRAWLERVVDAVFTHLETLSDIVEQTSIIFDYDLEAARAYPEVAHLLQDREALDALRVLDAELARETTITRETFRAACARVSQRTGRKGRALFHPIRLALTARPSGPELDKLVPIYEEGSRLTLPRPVLSVRARLQRFLQWATHAPAPGIE; from the coding sequence ATGACAGTTCGAGTCCGATTTGCCCCAAGCCCCACCGGTCATTTGCACGTCGGCAACGTGCGGACGGCTTTGTTCAACTGGCTCTTTGCCCGCCAGCAGGGGGGACGTTTCATCCTGCGGATCGAGGACACCGATCTTGAACGGTCGCGTCGGGAGTACGAGGAGCAGATGCTCCAAGACCTGAGGTGGCTGGGGCTGGACTGGGATGAGGGACCGGACGTGGGCGGCGACTATGGCCCCTATCGCCAGAGCGAGCGCCTGGATATCTATCGCCACTACGCGCGTCAGCTTCTGGAGGGCGGCTGGGCCTACCCCTGCTTCTGCACGGAAGAGGAACTCGAGCGGGAACGCGAGCGCGCCGTGGCCGAACACCGACCGTATGTTTACTCCGGGCGTTGTCGCCATCTGCCGGCGGAGGATGTGGCGCGTCGCCTCCACGCACGCGTACCCCATACGATCCGCTTCCGCGTGCGCCCGGGGCTCATCATCTGGGATGATCTCGTGCGGGAACGGGTGCAATGGGAGGCAGCCCTCATCGGTGATTTCGTCATCCTCAAATCCGACGGATGGCCGGTCTATAACTTCGCCGTGGTGGTGGATGATCTGCTCATGCGCATCACCCACGTCATTCGCGGCGACGGTCATCTGCCGAACACACCGCGCCAGCTTCTCCTCTACGAAGCTCTGGGGGCGACACCTCCGCTGTTTGCTCACCTCTCGACAATTCTCGGACCGGACGGAACCAAGCTCTCGAAACGGCATGGGGCGACCTCGCTCGGCGAATTCCGCGAGCGCGGGTATCTGCCCGACGCCCTCTTTAACTTTCTCGCCTTGCTCGGATGGGCTCCTCCCGAGGGCCAGGGCGAAGTTCTCTCGCGGGAAGACCTGCTGGCGCTCTTTCGCCTGGAGCGCGTCTCCAGGGCTCCGGCGATCTTCGACGTCACCAAGCTCAATTGGATGAACCGGACCTATCTCAAGGCTATGCCGCGAGAGAGAGTCGTCCAGTCCGCTCTGGTCTATCTGCAGAAGGCCGGTCGCCTCGGTTCGGAACACGACGAGCGCCTGCGCGCCTGGCTGGAGCGCGTCGTTGATGCCGTCTTCACTCATCTGGAGACGCTCTCGGACATCGTCGAGCAGACGAGCATTATTTTCGACTACGATCTGGAAGCCGCTCGTGCCTATCCCGAGGTGGCACATCTGCTCCAGGATAGGGAGGCCCTCGATGCCCTGCGGGTGCTTGATGCGGAACTGGCGCGGGAGACCACCATCACCAGGGAAACCTTCCGTGCTGCGTGTGCCCGCGTCTCCCAGCGTACTGGCCGAAAGGGACGGGCGCTCTTCCATCCCATTCGTCTGGCGCTCACGGCTCGTCCGTCCGGCCCGGAACTGGATAAGCTGGTCCCGATCTACGAAGAGGGTTCGCGGTTGACTCTACCTCGACCTGTGCTGTCGGTTCGGGCGCGTCTCCAGCGATTCCTCCAGTGGGCCACGCACGCACCGGCTCCCGGTATCGAGTAG
- a CDS encoding amino acid dehydrogenase has translation MTLLEAMRQHDYEEVIALNNNRSGLRGFIVIHDTTRGPALGGIRVWRYEDEAEALADGLRLARAMTYKAALAGLDCGGGKAVVIEHPEMRREEAMRFLGRVVESLHGRFQTGRDLGLTDQDIAVLRQETRYIGCEGAESDDYTALGVMCGIRACLDHLTGGQHTLSGLRVAIQGLGGIGWRLAQVLRDAGCHLIVTDIDREKTHRAESELGATVVSPEEIYSVEADVFSPCAVGGVITQATLPRLRVRIIAGSANNVLADPSLGWHVRERGILYAPDYLINAGALIHGANLYLKGKKDNRAEVMEIYDRMREVLRRADEENLPTNVIADRLAEQRVKPFKTYRDLFWNSPTHAQEVNEPTRGCCG, from the coding sequence ATGACTCTTCTTGAAGCGATGAGACAGCACGATTATGAAGAGGTGATTGCGCTGAACAACAACCGTTCGGGCCTGCGGGGATTCATCGTGATTCACGATACAACCCGGGGACCCGCTCTGGGAGGAATTCGCGTCTGGCGCTACGAGGATGAGGCGGAGGCGCTGGCCGATGGACTCCGATTAGCCCGCGCAATGACGTATAAAGCGGCACTGGCCGGACTCGACTGTGGAGGAGGGAAGGCGGTTGTCATCGAGCACCCGGAGATGCGACGGGAGGAGGCAATGCGGTTTCTCGGTCGCGTGGTGGAAAGCCTCCATGGGCGATTTCAAACGGGACGCGACCTGGGACTTACCGATCAGGACATCGCCGTGCTGCGTCAGGAGACCCGCTACATCGGCTGTGAAGGTGCCGAATCGGATGACTACACGGCCCTCGGCGTGATGTGTGGGATCCGTGCCTGTCTGGATCATCTTACCGGAGGGCAGCATACGCTCTCTGGTCTCCGGGTCGCCATTCAAGGACTCGGAGGAATTGGGTGGCGATTGGCTCAAGTGCTGCGCGATGCCGGCTGTCATCTCATTGTGACCGATATTGACCGGGAGAAGACGCACCGCGCCGAAAGCGAACTTGGGGCGACGGTCGTCTCGCCAGAGGAGATTTATTCGGTGGAGGCGGATGTCTTTTCGCCCTGCGCGGTGGGAGGTGTCATCACCCAAGCGACGCTGCCTCGTCTGCGAGTCCGCATCATCGCCGGATCGGCTAATAATGTTCTGGCCGACCCATCTCTGGGGTGGCATGTGCGCGAACGCGGCATCCTTTACGCCCCGGATTATCTGATCAACGCCGGGGCCCTCATTCACGGAGCCAATCTCTACCTTAAGGGGAAGAAGGACAATCGCGCCGAAGTCATGGAGATTTACGACCGCATGCGAGAGGTCCTTCGCCGGGCTGATGAGGAGAACCTTCCGACCAACGTCATCGCCGACCGATTGGCCGAGCAACGGGTGAAACCCTTCAAGACGTACCGCGACCTGTTCTGGAATTCACCGACACACGCTCAGGAGGTTAACGAGCCTACCCGAGGCTGCTGTGGTTGA
- the arsM gene encoding arsenite methyltransferase produces the protein MPENEKSEKLNGEQIKAAVKRAYGERVTGCCSPSSVVPLAGTKKKWVSRLGYAQRDVERLPSSAVEFSFGCGNPLALADIWEGAVVLDLGSGAGMDCLLAAEKVGPTGKVIGLDMTPAMIERARENARAAGVTNVEFRLGDAEQMPVESESVDWVISNCVINLTPNKRKVFAEIYRVLKPGGRVSISDIVLGEPLPESVARNVTAWVGCVAGAITEAEYLRAMRDAGLTGVRVISRWVLSRDELGAFLADCSENLALSGNAAKELDAALEAVEGNVWSARIVAEKPIR, from the coding sequence ATGCCAGAAAACGAAAAATCGGAAAAGTTAAACGGTGAACAGATCAAAGCTGCCGTCAAACGCGCCTACGGCGAACGTGTCACCGGCTGTTGCTCTCCCTCGTCGGTGGTTCCTCTGGCCGGGACGAAAAAGAAATGGGTCAGCAGGCTCGGATACGCCCAACGGGATGTCGAACGGCTGCCCTCGTCCGCCGTCGAGTTTTCCTTCGGCTGCGGAAATCCGCTGGCCCTTGCCGATATATGGGAAGGAGCTGTCGTGCTCGATCTCGGATCGGGCGCGGGGATGGATTGCCTGTTGGCCGCGGAGAAAGTGGGACCGACGGGGAAAGTCATCGGCCTCGATATGACTCCGGCGATGATCGAGCGAGCCCGGGAAAACGCTCGCGCCGCCGGCGTGACCAATGTCGAATTCCGCCTCGGCGACGCCGAACAGATGCCCGTGGAAAGCGAGAGCGTGGATTGGGTCATCTCCAACTGCGTCATCAATCTCACTCCGAACAAGAGGAAGGTCTTCGCCGAAATTTATCGGGTCTTGAAACCCGGCGGTCGCGTCTCCATCAGCGATATTGTACTCGGCGAGCCCCTGCCCGAATCGGTTGCTCGCAATGTGACGGCCTGGGTGGGCTGCGTCGCCGGAGCCATCACCGAAGCCGAGTATCTTCGCGCTATGCGCGATGCCGGTTTAACCGGTGTCCGGGTTATCTCCCGATGGGTCTTGAGTCGTGATGAGCTTGGCGCTTTCCTCGCCGATTGCTCGGAGAATCTGGCACTCTCCGGGAACGCCGCGAAGGAACTGGACGCCGCTCTGGAGGCGGTGGAGGGAAACGTCTGGAGCGCCCGAATCGTGGCCGAGAAACCCATCCGCTGA
- the rnpA gene encoding ribonuclease P protein component — protein sequence MPDERFTKAERLRKRPEFRQVYAAGRRYNLPLFTVFALPTPRGKTRLGVTVTKKIGRAVKRNRAKRLIREVFRRNKNRIGGSFDLVVNVKDKLIEATYREVEADFLTFIARLRKDYRSEVS from the coding sequence ATGCCCGATGAGCGGTTCACAAAAGCCGAACGGCTCCGTAAACGACCGGAATTTCGCCAGGTCTACGCGGCAGGACGGCGCTACAATCTCCCCCTGTTCACTGTCTTTGCTCTTCCCACGCCGCGGGGAAAGACACGGTTAGGCGTGACCGTGACGAAGAAAATTGGCCGAGCGGTCAAACGCAATCGCGCCAAGCGGCTGATTCGGGAAGTCTTCAGAAGAAACAAAAACCGCATCGGAGGATCATTCGATCTGGTCGTCAACGTCAAGGACAAACTGATCGAAGCGACCTATCGGGAGGTGGAAGCCGATTTTCTCACCTTCATCGCTCGCTTGCGGAAAGACTATCGCAGCGAAGTCTCATGA